In a single window of the Callithrix jacchus isolate 240 chromosome 1, calJac240_pri, whole genome shotgun sequence genome:
- the DIRAS2 gene encoding GTP-binding protein Di-Ras2, which translates to MPEQSNDYRVAVFGAGGVGKSSLVLRFVKGTFRESYIPTVEDTYRQVISCDKSICTLQITDTTGSHQFPAMQRLSISKGHAFILVYSITSRQSLEELKPIYEQICEIKGDVESIPIMLVGNKCDESPSREVQSSEAEALARTWKCAFMETSAKLNHNVKELFQELLNLEKRRTVSLQIDGKKSKQQKRKEKLKGKCVIM; encoded by the coding sequence ATGCCTGAGCAGAGCAACGATTACCGAGTGGCCGTGTTTGGGGCTGGTGGTGTTGGCAAGAGCTCCCTGGTGTTGAGGTTTGTGAAAGGCACGTTCCGGGAGAGCTACATCCCGACGGTGGAAGACACCTACCGGCAAGTGATCAGCTGTGACAAGAGCATATGCACGTTGCAGATCACCGACACCACGGGGAGCCACCAGTTCCCCGCCATGCAGCGGCTGTCCATCTCCAAAGGGCACGCCTTCATCCTGGTGTACTCTATCACTAGCCGACAGTCCTTGGAGGAGCTCAAGCCCATCTACGAACAAATCTGCGAGATCAAAGGGGACGTGGAGAGCATCCCCATCATGCTGGTGGGGAACAAGTGTGACGAGAGCCCCAGCCGTGAGGTGCAGAGCAGCGAGGCGGAGGCCTTGGCCCGCACGTGGAAGTGTGCCTTCATGGAGACCTCAGCCAAGCTCAATCACAACGTGAAGGAGCTTTTCCAGGAGCTGCTCAACCTGGAGAAGCGCAGGACCGTGAGTCTCCAGATCGACGGGAAAAAGAGCAAGCAGCAGAAACGGAAAGAGAAGCTCAAAGGCAAGTGCGTGATCATGTGA